The window TCAAAAGTCAGAAGTCAGAAGTCAATTTTGCTTCGCCAATCAACAATTAACCATCAACCATCAACCATCAACAATGTCAGAAATATTGATTATCGGTGGTGGGATAATGGGGATGGCGATCGCGCTAGAATTGCGATCGCAAGGTGCTGAAGTCACCATCCTCTCGCGCAATTTTAAAGAAGCTGCTACCCACGCCGCAGCCGGAATGTTAGCCCCTCAAGCCGAAGGGATTGCTCCTGGACCTATGTTAGACTTATGCTTGCAAAGTCGCGCTTTCTATGGTGGGTGGTGCGATCGGATTGAAGAGATTACAGGGGCGAAAACTGGCTATTGGGGTTGCGGGATTTTAGCGCCAGTTTATACCTTACCCCAAAATAATAGCGATTACTGGCTAGATCGAGACTCAATTCATCAATTTCAGCCAGGATTGAGCGATGAAGTTGGCGGCGGCTATTGGTATCCTGAAGACGGGCAAGTAGATAATAGAGCATTAGCTCAAGCTTTGTGGCTGGCAATGCAGAAAGTTGGGGTGAATGTACGTGAAGGGGTAGAAGTTCATCAGATTCAACATCATAGAGCTAAAATTAACTGTGTTGAGACAAATCGGGGGACTCATACCGCTCAGCACTACATTTTAGCCACTGGTGCTTGGTCGCAGGAATTATTACCCATACCCGTCTACCCGAAAAAAGGGCAAATGCTCTCGCTAAGGGTTCCTCAAAATATCCTGGCTAGCTTTCCCTTGCACAGAGTCTTGTTTGGCTCTCATATCTATATAGTCCCTCGTCAAGATGGCAGAATTATTATCGGCGCAACTAGCGAAGATGTGGGATTTACCCCCAAGAACACCGCCAGAGGAATTCAATCTCTACTGAACGAAACAATCCGGCTGTATCCGCAATTAAAAGACTTTG is drawn from Merismopedia glauca CCAP 1448/3 and contains these coding sequences:
- the thiO gene encoding glycine oxidase ThiO, whose protein sequence is MSEILIIGGGIMGMAIALELRSQGAEVTILSRNFKEAATHAAAGMLAPQAEGIAPGPMLDLCLQSRAFYGGWCDRIEEITGAKTGYWGCGILAPVYTLPQNNSDYWLDRDSIHQFQPGLSDEVGGGYWYPEDGQVDNRALAQALWLAMQKVGVNVREGVEVHQIQHHRAKINCVETNRGTHTAQHYILATGAWSQELLPIPVYPKKGQMLSLRVPQNILASFPLHRVLFGSHIYIVPRQDGRIIIGATSEDVGFTPKNTARGIQSLLNETIRLYPQLKDFAIEELWWGYRPTTPDELPILGTSPYENLTLATGHHRNGILLAPITGLLITKLIGEGKLEPLLPHFHYSRFSDRV